Below is a window of Edaphobacter dinghuensis DNA.
GAGGCCATGGAGGGTACGGACGCCACCATCGAGCGCGCCGGGGCTCTCTTTCGCACTCTCGACGATGGCGGCGAGACCACCCTAAGCCGTTCGCTGACTGTCGTAAAAGTCGCTAAGCCCAATCAGGATATGCGCTTCGACGTACCGGTCATCGGCGTCGCCACTATCCAGACGATGCACCGTGCAGGCGCAACCTGCCTCGCAGTCGAGGCAGGGAGAACGCTGATGTTCGATCCTGCCGCCATCGTCGCCGCCGCAGATGCCGCTGGCATTGCTATTCTTGCTAAATAGTTCAATTGTCACAATGTTGTTGCGACGTCGTAACCAAAGGGATTGAGCAGGAGTCCTATTGAGAAATGGGCTCGTCTATTCATCATGCTTCACAAAGGGGAACGAAGATGCGCAAAGGAATTTTGCTTGCAGCAATCATAGGTTTGGTAGCGACATGCGGCATTGGATTGAAGGCCCATGCTGCCGACGATACGGACACGGTGAAGGTCGGTATGACCGCACCCAACTTCACTCTTCCCTCACAGGAAGACCGGCCCATCAGCCTCAGCGAGTTCAAAGGGAAGTGGGTCGTCCTCTACTTCTATCCCAAGGACCAGACTCAGGGCTGCACGATCGAAGCGCACAACTTCCAGCGCGATCTGACGAAGTATCATGCCCTGAATGCAGTCGTCCTGGGCGTTAGCCTCGACACAGTTGCCAGCCACAAGGAATGGTGTGCGAAGGACACCTTCAGCTTCAAGATGCTGGCCGATCCCGACCACAAGGTCGTCGATGAGTACGGTGTTCCGGTGATGACCCACGGCGATATGCACTTCGCCAAGCGGCAGACGTTCCTGATCTCGCCCAAGGGTAAAGTAGTGAAGTTCTGGCCCGACGTTAAGGTGGAGCACCACAGCGAAGAGGTCCTCGCCGCCATCGAAGAAGCGAAGAAGTAGAGATATCAACAGACGCAAAAAGGCCCGGGCTCTCAATCGAGTGTCCGGGCCTTTTTGCTTGCCTTAGGTTAGTTGCTTACTTCTTTACAGCCTTCTTCACGGCCTTCTTTGCAGCCTTCTTTGCAGGAGCCTTCTTCGCTGCTGCCTTCTTCGCTGGGGCCTTCTTTACAGCCTTCTTCACGGCCTTCTTTGCCGCTGCCTTCTTTGCAGGGGCCTTCTTTGCTGCTGCTTTCTTGGTTGCCAAGGTATTACCTCTCTTCGTTGGTTTTTTGTTGCTGGCAGTGCTCTTGTTGCCGGACGCCTTTTTAGAGGCGACCTTACCGCCGCGCAGAGCACTGGACTTCTTCGCGGCAGAACTCAATGTCTTCTTTTTGGCCGGGCTCTTCTTCGCCGCGACCTTCTTTGCTGCGGCTTTCTTCACCGGAGCTTTCTTCGCTGCTGCCTTCTTTACAGGAGCCTTTTTGGCGACAACTTTCTTCGCAGGCGTGGACTTCTTTGCGGGCGCTGCTTTCTTTGCAGGAGCTTTCTTTGCCGCCGTCTTTTTGGCTGCGGGCTTAGCAGCCTGTGCGGGAGCCGGGATGCTTACAGGAAGAGTCGCCTCTCTGGTCGGAGGCGTATAGCCGCTGACCGGTGAGGGCGGCATACTGAAGAGGCTCGCCTCTTCGGCATGGGTGTCCGGCCGGCTCAGAGCATCGTCCTCTTCATCGTCCTCGTCGATCTCATCCTCGTCGTCTTCTGAACTCAGAGTGACCTCTTCTTCTTCATCGTCCTCATCAAAGCGGTGGCGCAGATCGTCCTCTTCTACTTCATCGGCGAAGTCGTGGCTGTCATCTGCGGCTGCTGCATAGAACCGAATTGTGTCGTCGAACGTCATTGTCATTTCCCCTCACCACTGCTCTGACTCTTCGCTACAAATACGACGCAACAAAATCTTTCTTTTAATACCTGCGACGAGATTCTAGCAACAGGATGCATCCAAGCGCTACCGAAGGCAAGCAATTCTTTTTCAAAGGTAGCTTATCGGGTAGCTTTCCGTTTCGTTTTGGAGACGGTGTGTTTGGATTTTTCGCTCGTCTTTTTTGTCGTGCTGCGCTCGGACCCATGTGATTTCGAGTGTGATGATGCGGAAGATCGAGCGCTTCCTCGTGACGATCTGCTATGAGAACGAACGCGCGGAGCCAGCTTCACAGGCTCCGATACGCGCAGCAAATGCCCCGTCGCCACAGCGTTTGATCGCAGGTGATTCCAGCGGCGAAGCTGCTCTACCGTTACGCCGAAGCGATCGGCAACCGTAACCAGCGTATCGCCGCGACGCACTTTATACGTCTGCGGATGGGCTACCGCACGAGGCGCTGCGATCGGAATCACCAGCTCATCGCCTGCATCGACGCCGTCGTTTCCGGTAACGCCATTCTCTTCTGCAATGTCGCTCGCATGAGTATGAAATGTCGTTGCGATGCCATCGAGCGTCTCGCCTTCGTGCACCACATGGAAGCGCCAGGTATCTCGCTTGTCCTCCGGAATC
It encodes the following:
- a CDS encoding peroxiredoxin, with the protein product MRKGILLAAIIGLVATCGIGLKAHAADDTDTVKVGMTAPNFTLPSQEDRPISLSEFKGKWVVLYFYPKDQTQGCTIEAHNFQRDLTKYHALNAVVLGVSLDTVASHKEWCAKDTFSFKMLADPDHKVVDEYGVPVMTHGDMHFAKRQTFLISPKGKVVKFWPDVKVEHHSEEVLAAIEEAKK